Below is a genomic region from Vitis riparia cultivar Riparia Gloire de Montpellier isolate 1030 chromosome 5, EGFV_Vit.rip_1.0, whole genome shotgun sequence.
ATTCCTAGTCACTtgcaattttctgaaaataaataagtggatcaatgaacaaataaagcaggaaaaataaataaataccacaCGCACATAAcaataatctaaatattaaactaaaacacaaatgaaaaaaaagaagataaaatgaaaataaaaatagaacatcAAGCTGATACAATTAAACATCGAAAGCTCATCTTAGgcaatccaaataaaataataaagaattatCATGCTAAATACTCACCTagtctcaaaaattcatcaatcaAGAAACTAATCTTAGAGAATTAAgcttacaaataataataataataataataataataatactaataaaataaaaaataaaaaaaatctaagtgaGCTGGGTGACCTAAGTGGAAAGTGCCCAGGTGAATTAGGTGGAAACTAAACCAAGGAGGTGtccaagtgataaaaaaaacgTGCTAAGTGACTTAGGAGTGTACCTACCGGGCCaggtgtatctaaatgggcctggGGTGCAAAAGtggggcctaaggtggtgcccaATGGGTCATCAGAGAATTATTATAAAGTATCAAACGGACACATAATAGAACATgtgctagtaggacaaaatagagggtctacaaatatgcccctcttcggtagagatcatgagtgtaaggaatatgaggGGAAACACGAGTAATGAGTGGAACGAAATAaactataccgaagaactaaGAAAGACCAGAAATTTTGTCTTAGCACATGATGCAATAAATCCCAAGATAAACCATATGCAAGGAAAGAAATACCCTGAGTAAGAGGTTTATAGAAAATggtggtggctctaaacgcctatgaaagtgatggctctgaacgcctatgaaagtggtggatctgaacgcctatgaaagtggtggctctgaacgcctatgaaaatggtggctctgaacgcctatgaaagtggtggctctgaatgcctatgaaaatggtggtggctctgaacgcctatgaaaatggtggctctgaatgcctatgtaaatggtggtggctctgaatgcctacgaaaatggtggctctgaacgcctacgaaaatggtggctctgaacgcctacgtaaataatggtggctctgaacgcctatgaaagtggtggtTTTGAACGCAtatgaaagtggtggctctgaacgcctacgaaaatggtggctttgaacgcctatgaaaatgatggctctaaactcctatgaaaatggtggctctgaatgcttatGTAaataatggtggctctgaacgcctatgaaagtggtggctttgaacgcctatgaaaatgatggctctgaacgcctatgaaaatggtggctttcaATGCCTATGTAaataatggtggctctgaacgcctatgaaaatggtggtggctctgaacgcttacgaaaatggtggctctgaacacctacgtaaataatggtggctctgaacgcctatgaaagtggtggtTTTGAACACAtatgaaagtggtggctctgaacgcctacgaaaatggtggctctgaacgcctatgaaaatgatggctctaaactcctatgaaaatggtggctctgaatgcttatGTAaataatggtggctctgaacgcctatgaaagtggtggctttgaacgcctatgaaaatgatggctctgaacgcctatgaaaatggtggctttgaatgcctatgtaaataatgatggctttgaacgcctatgaaagtggtggctctgaacgcatatgaaaatggtggtggctctgaacgcctacaaaaatgatggctctgaacgcctatgaaaatggtggctctgaatgcatatgaaagtggtggctctgaatgcctatgaaaatggtggtggctctgaacgcctatgaaaatggtggctctaaacgcctatgaaaatggtggctctgaacgcttatgaaaatggtggtggctctgaacgcctacgaaaatggtggctctgaacgcctatgtaaataatgatggctctgaacgcctatgaaagtggtggctctgaatgcctatgaaaatggtggtggctctgaacgcctacgaaaatggtggctttgaacgcctatgaaagtggtggctctgaacgcctatgaaaatgatggctctaaactcctatgaaaatggtggctctgaatgcttatGTAaataatggtggctctgaacgcctatgaaagtggtggctttgaacgcctatgaaaatgatggctctgaacgcctatgaaaatggtggctttgaatgcctatgtaaataatggtggctctgaacgcctatgaaaatggtggtggctctgaacgcttacaaaaatggtggctctaaacgcctatgaaaatgatggctctgaacgcctatgaaagtgatggctctgaacgcctatgaaaatgatggctctaaacgcctatgaaagtggtggctctgaatgcctatgaaagtggtggctctgaacgcctatgaaaatgatggctctgaacgcctatgaaggTGGTGAAGAAAATTGGATAACTTCTACacaggggatatgccccagtatgacgacctataaaaaaatcaaaacctaaGCTTGATAATCTCaaagaagggggtatgccctagtatcaCGGTTGCATTAAGCTGCTAAAATGTCCAATGAAACAAGCAGCTGCAAACATTGTAATGAGAAAGAAGCAACACCTCATGACAAAGGCCTCGagaaatataaacataaatttcttcatatttcaaataaattccttGTCAACTGATCTCAAAGATAAAGCTCAACAAATGCACAtcataatttgaaaaaagaacGACTATGGCGAAAACAAATCATCTCATAAACTCTTGACAAGGGAGTCCATCGATACTTTCTGGGTGAAATCTGATGGGGTCCATCTCAGTCTCAAGCAATGTCGTATGTAGCCAATCACAATAtcacaaattataaaattgaagaaTGTGCTCATATAAGGAGATAAACTGGCTACGAAAGCAAAAACTGATCATAGAGACATTAATCCCCTGTGTAGAATAGAGAATCATAAATACAAAGCACAAAGCCGTCCATCTCATCAAAGCAAGAAATATGCTCCAGTGTAACAGATGATCCTCACGTGAAGTAAGTAATTAATACAGACCATCCGCCCATGCATTACTACTCCAATTAGTTCACCTCAACAAGAgagggatatgccccagtatggcatgtGATGATCAAGTCTCAAGATAATCGAACAACATTGATTATCCCCTTTATGCACCCAACATTCAAACAAATCTTAGCATCCCAAGAGAAAAATAACACGCTCATATGATGATAACCCAAGGTATTGGGCCAAGGTGTACCAGAGTAGATGCGTAGCGTATGACAAGGGTCTATCATTACCAGTCAAGCATATCTACAAATCATGGATGTGAGAGTCGTACAAACCAATCACAACTAGGAAAATCCCATGATGAGggtaatatgccccagtataggcaTCTGGTGTGTCAAAGAAATGGGACTGATATCACCAGCTAAATACTATCTTCATACTCAGGTTCTGCCAAACATCATCAGACTAAGCATAAGAGGAACCAAATGTCACTCGAAGCATCTTCCATAAGGGAAAGCATAGCAACACCCATATTTCAACCAATTGTTAAGACCTGCCCAACTGGTgactgtcaaagataacgtTTAATCTCATGGCCCCAGGGTGGTCTTACGACATGAACCGTAATGTAGGCTTAGGGTAATAaggtaaaagaaatgaaaggaaactaggctcaagtatccaatgatcaaacccaatACCCTCATGTGTAAGATGTGATGTGTAGGGTAATCTCGTGAGCCAACTAACTCGATAACAAACAATGGAAGTGTCAATGATGAACTATAAGAGAAAAGGAAGTGGTCAGGTCTTCAATGCGATATGTAATAGATATGAAGAGGCTAATAAAACAAAGACATGTATCAATGTAATAAAggaataaatatggaataatcacCACGAAAAGAGATGATcgaaaatgaatgagagaagCGAGAAGGTACAGAGGATGATGACCAACTCATATTAGTGCAACCAAGGAAAATCATACCACCAAAGATGGAATGGTAGTGAAGATAGTGATCCGGAAATCCAAGTGATAGGTTACCCAATCCTCACACCCAATGTATACCAATCCTGATCCATGAAGCGAAGGATCTCACCAAACTATTGTTACTCAGAAAACATGAGTAACGCAAGGAACGAGATGCTCTCGAAAAGGCTCATATACGAGCTCAATGATAGATAACTCAATGAACAACCCTCAAACATCAATGAATGCCCAGTGGAATATGCTACCATAAACAAACTTATTGtcacaacctttttttttttttgtttttttttgttttttttgttttttgctttttgtgaACACTAGTATCAATAAACCGAAACCCCACTGagcaaaaaatagaaatgaataaactctctcCAATCcccaatgaaaatatgaatcatACACAAACCCCCAAAAGTATGTCGACTCCAATCACTGACATGTATATAAAGCCCCCACCCTAAGGTCACCTCTCAAGCTAAGGTATCCAGATCAAAGTCAACAGATGGAATGAAGGGTGTGACATGACTACCTTGATGCaccaaaaaatgtaaaaagtcATCAActagagaaaataaagagaatgaGACGAAGCAAGGAAAGACAAAACACGAAAGTAGATGGAAAATGAACAATAATGAAACATAATAGAAGTAGAATAGTCATGTCCAAGTAAAACATTCATACACAACCAAGGGCCCCTACCCAGGTGATGAAAGGTAAGTAGAGCTATAAGAATGAAAGACTTTAATGTACTCGTGGGGCTCAAGGGGCTAGCAACGGGATGTATGTGAAATGGGTGTGATAAGGTATAAGGCTAatcgaaatgatggccacccatcctttgaccatgatcttaaacataatacttcttcagttgatccacattggttggctccaaaaattggtttccatctaggTCAGTCAACTATGCAGCCCCTTCTAGAGTCaactctcgaataacataaggtCCACTCCAATTAGGTCTGAACTTCCCCCTAGGGTCTCCAATCAAACCTCTGAGCATCTTCAAAACCAAATCCCCCTTATATAATGGTCTAGGCTTGACCCTTTTCCTGAAGGCACGAGCCATTTTTCTCTGATAGGCCTGAACATGATccgctgctctcaatctcctctcatctaaaaggttaagctgatCAAAATCGAGCCTGGGCCCACTCTGTCTCTGAAATCTGCTGCTCGAGAGCCACTCTTAAAGAACCCATCTCTATCTCGATTGGCAAAacaacctccataccatacaccaaggagTAAGGTGTAGCTTCTGTAGGAGTGCGAAAAGAAGTACGATATGCCCATAAGGCAAAAggaagcttctctgaccaatctcgagaaaTCTCGACCATCTTTCTCAGAATCctcttaatgttcttatttgCAGCCTCTACAGCTCCATTAGTTTGTGGCCTGTATGCAGACGATCTGTGGTGTTGGATGCCATACTTCTGTAACAAAGTTTCGACTTCAGCTCTAAAATGTGCATCCCTATATGAAATCAACTCATGTGGAACTCCGTAGCGATAAATGATATGTGACCTGATGAAACTGGCAACTCTAGTAGATGTCAACTTCGCATATGATGCAGCTTTCACCCACTTGGTAAAATAATCAATGGCTACTAAGATGAACTCATGGCCATTGGAAGATTTCGGCGAGATCTTTCCTAtgatatcaataccccatattGAGAATGGCCATGGTGATGTCAAAGCGTGTAGCTCTGAGGGTGGTACATGAATAAGATCCCTATGCATCTGACACTCTGGGCATCTCTAAACAAACtggcaacaatctgtctccatggtcaaccaaaaaTAGCCAGCCCTCATGATCTTATGGGTTAACATGTGTCCACCCATATGAggaccacaaactcctgcatgaacctctctcatcagtCGATCTGAAGAAGCTCGATCCAAACATAATAGTAATATCCCATCAACTGATCGTCTGTATAAGGTCTCTCCACatatcacaaatctagtggctaaCTGCCTCAATGCTCTCCGATCCTTGGCTGTCGCAGCTTCAAGGTATGTGCCAGATCTAAGAAATTGACGAATGTCATGAAACCATGGTAGGTCATCTTGGATCTCTGTCTCATCAATCAAATGACAATATGCGGGCGCAGATCTAGTCTCAATTAGTAAAGGACGAACTATTACATTAGTTGGAATATCAACTGTAGAAGCTAGGGTAGCCAAAGCATCAACAAACTGATTATGTGCTCTAGAGAGATGAATGTATTTCAACTCTTCAAATTTCTCAATCAATAACTCTAAGTAGGCATGGTATGGCTTCAACTTCGCGTCTCTAGTCTTCCAGTCACCCCAAACCTGCCTGAGCACTAGATTGGAATCACCAAGTACATCCATCTGTGTGATGCCAAGCTCTAATGCAGTCTCTAAACCGAGGATACATGCCTCGTActcaacaatattatttgtGGTGGGATGGTAATCAGGAAATGTTAAACGAACAGATCTCGGGATGTGATCACCCTAGGGAGATACCAACaaaacacctatcccataccctgAATGATTAGTTGCTCTATCGAAGTACATGCGCCATCCTGATAACCTAGTCATAGTgacaaactcctcatctggaaaatcatcatcaattggCCTACTCTCGATTATTGGTAAAGACGCTAAATGATCCGCAACAATGCTTCCCTTAATGGATTTCTGAGAGACGTAATGAATATCAAATTCTGTAAGAAGCACTAACCATCTCATCAGTCTACCAGCCAAAGCAGGTCTATCAAACAAGTATCTCAATGGATCAAGACGGGAAATcaagtgcactgaatactctgtcatgtaatgcctcaacCTCCTGGTAGTCCATACTAGCGCTAAGCAAaagcgctcaatcataacatatctcatctcatattctagcatcctcttactcagatagtaGATAACTCGCTCATTTCCTGAGTCATCCAGCTGAGCTAGCATACACCccaaggccatgtctgaaactgacaGATATAAAAGAAGTGGACGCCCTGGCATGGGAGGCActaaaacaggaggagaaagcaaataCTTCTTAATTCTCTCAAACGCAAGTTGataatcatcattccaaactgtagGCTGGTTCTTTCTCAATAGACGAaaaatgggc
It encodes:
- the LOC117915149 gene encoding uncharacterized protein LOC117915149, with amino-acid sequence MYEGTVGPIEGASDSVDPPLSFDILSGFITRFDCVSDDSVMDLSIYEYSSVSYDDVSLFAPYSLTSQIFDINDEIAQPNSDRDSFDHDSDPIDERVSPVIGDVEIIDFGTNDQPRELKIEWLANVVPVPKKDGKVRVCVDFRDLNKASPKDDFSLPHIDLLVDGTAGHSMLSFMDGFSGYNQILMASEDMEKTAFITELGTYCYKVMPFGLKNAGATYQRAVTTLFHDMMHKDVEVYVDDMIVKSRVPPMPGRPLLLYLSVSDMALGCMLAQLDDSGNERVIYYLTLVWTTRRLRHYMTEYSVHLISRLDPLRYLFDRPALAGRLMRWLVLLTEFDIHYVSQKSIKGSIVADHLASLPIIESRPIDDDFPDEEFGDHIPRSVRLTFPDYHPTTNNIVEYEACILGLETALELGITQMDVLGDSNLVLRQVWGDWKTRDAKLKPYHAYLELLIEKFEELKYIHLSRAHNQFVDALATLASTVDIPTNVIVRPLLIETRSAPAYCHLIDETEIQDDLPWFHDIRQFLRSGTYLEAATAKDRRALRQLATRFVICGETLYRRSVDGILLLCLDRASSDRLMREVHAGVCGPHMGGHMLTHKIMRAGYFWLTMETDCCQFV